DNA sequence from the Orcinus orca chromosome 2, mOrcOrc1.1, whole genome shotgun sequence genome:
TTTCTCCgaagatttcttattttttagatatttctgtGCCCTCCCCCAAATTTTAAACCAGCTACCCTGTGTTAGTTCtgagtgtgtggggtggggggtgtggcAGTGGCCAGGAAAGAGCGCTCAGCCTTCCCCAGTTCCACAAGGAGAATTTGTCCCCTGAACCTGCAGCGCTCCCTCGCAGGGCCCGTCTCACTGATCACGCAGCAGGGGTGAAGCACCTCCTGGGCTCGGCATCATACAACTGGTAAATCAGGGAGGAAATGATACAGACACTTTGCAACTCTGTCCATCTCGGCTAAAGTTATCTCACTAATTATAGCTTCTATAAATCAGCTCAGGGTAAGGGAGGGCATGCAAACGCCCAGCTAAATGAAGTTCATCCGACTGAACCCAGCCAGTTGATTTGGTCAGCAGACGCCGGAGGACCTCAAAATTAGGAAAACAGAAGGTGTAAGTGGAACGAATGCctaaggagaggaggaggggttgGGAGAGGAATTCTTAAGATCTCTCTTCACTGATGCGTCCCAGGGCTGGACACTTGAGAACAAATGAGGGCTGCTGGAATCCAAAAATTATAGACCCACTTAAAAATACTGCAACACGCCATAATTCATCCTGTGTGTTCTGTGGGTCATTCGCACTGCAAAGACAATGGCTTTTTATCTTGCCCAGATTTAAAACCCAGCTGTGACAAACAGAGGTCTTCCATGCTGTCACATGGCTCGAGGGACAGACCTCGGGGATACCCCATGTCCCACCGACAAGTGAGAAACCCTCACAACCAAAAGACCCAGCCCGATCCATGTCTCCCAGAACTTTCAAGGAGCTTTGCACTGGATGCTgtgtttggttttcattttccttttgaaaaacttCAAGGTCATTTCACAAAACTTGGACATCGAATCCAAATCTGCTCTCAGTTCGCCTTCTTCACTGTCAATCGCCATGTCCTAAAGCTCTTAAGCAGAATGCAATCCATTATACCTTATCAGATACTTCCTTGTCTTAAATCCACGGCAATCACATTTAATTTCGTTAGAGTTTGTGCCCTGGGGTCATGCATAAACTCCTAAGCCAGCAACAATTAAAAACAAGGTGCATTCCTGAATTTCTAATTCCAGTCTACTTAGGCAGAGCAGTAGCCAGCCAACTTGAGGGTGGTTTTTCAAAACACACAATAATAAACGTGTCAGACACTCTGCTGGGTTCTTATATTATCTCTAATCCTCTACCCAagcccattttgcaggtgaagaaGGAACCTCTCCCAGGTCGCTTGGCAAGCACACAGCCCCATCCGGATGGAGGCTTGGACCAGTGTGACTTAAGGGCCAGCCACCCAGCTGTCCACTCGCCACCTCATGTCACCCTGCCCTCCCTGGGCTGGAATTCCATCTTCCGTACAGGTGAAAGTTAGCGTCTGTTTCACTTAAAGAGGTGACTGATTGGATGGGCAATGAACAAAGGAGGGTTCATGTGGGGGACCCTAGGTGACAGACGCAGGGATCTTTGGGTGGGGGACTGGGTGCCTGAACTATTTTACTGAAAACCTCGTACAATTCAGAAAAAGCATGCCCTGTCACCCCTACCTCTCGGCCCCCATTTTCTCCCACATGCCAAGAAATGAGAAGAGGAATCTGCCAACCTGATCTCACACACACCCACTGAAACGACATCCTTACGACACCCTTTACACAAGGCTTAGAATGTTAGCTCAACGTTCCAAAGTCAGTAAAAGACAAACTTGAAGGACTGTCACTGAGATACACTCTCCAAGGGTGCGGTTTGTAAAGCAGTTGTTTtaagcccttccccctcccccctccccctgcataGCCCGTAGCTAAGAAGATGAACGCACCCTCCCTGGAGCAAGGGGCCCCGCACCTTCCCCCACACACTCCGTGGTCTCTTACTGGTCAGCTCCTGGCAGCCAAGGGCCTCCTTGGCTCAGGTGACCTGGGGTACCCAGAAGTCGTCACCCCATATCTTGCCACCAATCCCAAGAGGCAGGTGGGGGCTCTGCTCAGGTCTGCTCTGCCCTTTACTAAGTGTCCCAGGGAAGGCATTTAGtctctctgaacctccatttcccatctgcaaaatgggctgcGACTCCCACCTCCTGAGGGCTCCAGAGGCGTGCAGAAGGGCTTGACAGGCGAAAGTGCTAGACTGATGTCAGGGGTTCTAATGGTCACCATTGTTCTTTGCCAGAGCCTGTCTGGCACCTTGTGGCAGATTAATTCCTGTGTCCCCCAGGGACAACTGCATTCACTCCTGCGGAACTTATAAACGCAGCTTCAATCACCACCAGAAAAGAACAGCCTGGGTTCTGTGAGGCAGCCTGATTTATGGACAAGAGCCCTGTCCCTTGGAGATGGCAGTTCTCATCCTGGACCTTTGTGATaactttgtgcctcagtttgttCAACGGTGAAATGGGGAGAACACCTTCAAGCGGGAAGGGGGACATGTTGTGAAGACTGGAAACCACTTCGCCCGTCACCTGGCTTACGTCCCACCCATCACTTTCCTAACACCGGGATCCAAATTCTCACCCAAGACAATTACAAGGTCCAAAGACAGCTCTTGAAACCCTTCTGCTCCCAGACACCATGTAGCCCTCCCTGACCCCAACAGCCAGGCTAAGACGAAGGTTTGAGCCCCACGGCTGCCTGGGGCATGCAGGAGGAGGTGGCTGGACTCTAATGAGACCATCCTGACGTTTCCCTCTTTGCTCCAGATGTCTGTTATGTTTATTTCCTGTGAGCTGGGCCGACACTAACGTGCTTCGTCGGGTCCTTTGGAGCTTTCTTTGGGGGGGAGCTCCTCTTGccaccctggccctgcccaggccAAGCTGGGAGCAGCTGTCCCGCCCCCCATCCCGCCCCCCTCCTTGCACACCCCACTAGCTGTGGCTTTTCGCCACGTGCCCGTGAGGGAGGTGTATCTGAGAACCTACCCCTCCCTCAATCCCCCTCCCTGTCACTTGTTGAGGACCCTTCTCCAGGCTAgacaaagacaatttttttttttaatgaaacatccCATTTATAAGGAGTCTAGGGACAAGCTGTGGAGAAGGACACACAGGAGGGTATAGAGTTCTGGAGACGTCAGATTTCTCAGGGTGAAATGACGCTGCCTGCTTCTGCCGTATGTCAGAATGTTCTAGACTAAGGGAGCACTGGAGGAAGGGTGGAAGACAGGGCTCACCCCTCTCCAAATGGGACACAGAGCGGCACCTAGGAACGGTGATACAGAAGGGGTGCCAGGCAGGCAAGGCTCTCCCCCTGGGAGTCTGATATCTGACGAGGAGGTACCATAATGGCCATTGCAAGATTCATTTGAAATTAATGGACCAGCTTCTTTGAGTATTTCTCACCAGAACTGACATTAGTGGAAACATTTCCAATTACAATATAAGATTTACTTGGGCGAAGATGCTGTCTCCCCTTTATTTCTTACAAGCTGAATGTTGTTAAAAagtatttaacctttctgaaccttaggttcctcaactgtaaaacggTGAAAACATTCCCCATCTCAGAGTACATGAAAGGTAAAATGAGATAACGTACATAAATCTTGAAGTGCTGTGTCTGACATAATGTCATAatcacattaagaaaaaataagtagCCATGAAAGATTCCCCCGTACTAGGTGTCATTGTACCTTTAATGAGATAGATAGTGCCTCAAGTCCACAACCCCCCTGAAAGGCAGATGCTATcactgtgcccattttacagtcaTGGAAGGTGAGGCACAGAGGGGCGTTCAGTCATTTGCCCAACGTCACAAATGACGGAGTCTGGAGAGGAACCAAGGCAATCTTGCCCCTTGAGGCAGACCTGGTCTCCAAACTGCTACCCACCTCCTTCATTTAGGGATCCTCTTTATTTAAAAGGTGCTGTTTGGAAGCCACCCCTTATTTCCTAAGTGCTTTCACCTGCTCCAAGAGTCACTTCTACCTTTTAAACCTGATAAAcgctgaaaaaacaaacaaacaaaaaaaactaccgcttcttgtaaaagaaaaaaaaaaaaaggttactttGTGTGCGCTGTGCTACTTGCCGGAGGCCGCCCAGGAGAAGGGAAGAGCTCACCTCCTTGGCAGCAGACACGTCGGGACACCCTCTGAACCTGAgcttccttgtctataaaatggattTAGTGTAAACCCAATAAAGTTTAACACATTAAAAGCCATTCCTGCTGGCCCTTGGCCTCCACTCCATCCTCCCCATGGTCTGGAGAGAACCCTACGGAATGCACGCTCTCATCTTCGCCCCCAGCGCTTCTCCAGCACCGGGAAGCATCTACAGGCCTTTCCAAGCTACTGACCAGCGCCCCAGCCTCTCCGGGGCTTCTCCTACTCTGGCCCCATCAGGGGCAGAGCAGAGACAGTAGGCAGAGAAAGCCAAAGGCTCAGCACTCCCACCTCACTATGACTCTGCCACAGCCGCTGGCGTGCTCTAGGCCCGGTAGGCGGACAGAATGCAGGGCTCAGAATGTGCACCTGGTCATCCCCAACTCCCAGGGAGAAGCACGAAGGGCCCCCCCGCACCAGCAGGCTCCTCACCGGGCTCTTGGGCGCACAGTAGGGCTGTGGGGCAGAAACTTTCACCGGGGAGGAGGTGAGCGGCGAGAGAGACCAGCAAAGATCCAGGAAAGCTTCTGGAGAGAGGGCATGCCTGCCTAATTCCATGCGGACCCGCCGCCTTAGGTCTGGGGATTTCGCGGGAGCAGGGCCGGGTGAGCAGCCTAAACGGACTCTGGAGACGCTCCCAGGATCCGTCAGCTCCAAGCAGATCCTGCTTATCCGCTATCCCATGGGCAGCAAGGAGGGAAAAGGTCCTGGCTCTCCCCACGGGCGAGGGGGAACAGCCTGCTCACAGGGACAACGCTACCGCCCCCAGTGCCGGCAGTGCCGCTCTCCACCCCTGCCCGGAAACCTAGAGACGAAGTTTACACCAGGACGCCCGGTCCTGTGACCATTCGTACCCAGACCTTctgtctcccttttttctttttttccttttttgggcaGGTCAGAGCTGCCCGGTTTTCCTTTTGAAGCTATAGACTaactagatttcttttttttttttgtgggcctCAGATGGTGCTGGCGGTAGGGTACGAAATACAGAATGTGGCCCGTCTACATCGCCGTCACTTTATTGTATTGTCACCGTTAATTTAACTATAAATACTACGGTGGGGAGTGAGTCGCCGGCGGCCTCGGACTTCGGGGCAGCAAGTCCTGGCGCGGCCCGACCCCAGGCGCCCACCCTCCGGACGGTACACTATTTACAGCTCCTCGTTCCTCTTTCTCGACCCCCCTCCCGCAAGGCAGCGCGTGTGCAAGAAAGTAGCATCGTCTGGGTGTGCAAGTCCTTCGAGTTAGGCAAGGGCCACGGCCGGCCCGCGGCCGTCAGCTGTCCGAGTCCAAATCGCTTTtaccttcctcttccctcttctcagGCGACGCCTTCGACGACGTCTTGTTCCACTTCTCGGCGTTTTCCGACTCCTCCGACGAGGACCGCTTCTGCCGCCTCCATTTGGCGCGGCGGTTTTTAAACCAGACCTGTTGCGCAACGGAGGACAAAAAAAAGGTTAGGATCAAAGGCGCGCCCCCGCCATGCCCGGGCACCCCCGGGACGACCCCGGCGTGGAGAGGGAACCCGGGGACCCCGCGCGCACGCCATCAAAAGGAGACCCGCTCCCGCTTCCGTATTTTCATCCAACTTCCTGGGCCTAAAGCGCCCTCCAGTAGCCTCCAGGCCGCTGCTGGGATGTTTTTAAAGAGCAAGGAGACCCAAGGAGAGCTGAGCAAACCCGGCTGGAGCCTTATTTCGCTGGGAAGGGCCATGGAGCGCGCCCCGGCGGGGTCCCGAGCCTACCTCCACTTTCTCCTCGCGGAGGTGCACCTTCCGGGCCAACTGCTCGCGGGTACCCACGTCTGGATACTTGGTCTCCTGGAAGAGGTTCTCCAGAGCTTCGAGCTGCTCGTCGGTGAAGATGGTGCGGTGCCGCCGCTTCCGCCGGCAATGCAGCTGGTTGAGGAGCTGCAGCTCGGTGCGCGACAGGGTGCCCACGTTCATGTAGGGCAGCATCTGGTGCGGCACAGGGGACACCAGCACCGAGCCGGGGCCCTCGTAGCCTGCGACAGAGTAAGGCGTACGGTCAGCCGCCTCCGTTGCCACCGCGCGCGCACACGCCCGCCCGACACCCACTCCGGATTTAAAATCGTCAGCAAGGGGGTGCTGGGAATTGGGGGTGCGCGGAAAACAGGGTGTGAGGAACCGGGGGACTGTGCGACCGCGTCCACCCGCAGACGCCCAAAGCCGGTTAGGGAATCCTAAAAGACTAAATTCTAAAAGTCTCCTCCACGCAGGCACTGTTACAGTCTCCGCTAACTCTCGCCTAAAGTTTGCAGCAAGTGTGCAAACGCCTGCGCCCGATCCACGAAAAGACGGGGGTCGGGTGGGGGCAGGTTTTCAAGAGGAGAAAAGTTTGTGCAAACTGAAAAAGGCGAGCGCCACCGCCCACCCACGTCCCAGGGGCTGAGGACCGCGGCCGGCCGCCGAGGCCGAGGCCGGCGCGAGCGCGACCCTACCTGGGGGCGTCGGGACGCAGGAGCACTGCTGGGCACCCAGCGGCGGCACGGCCCCGCAGCAGGCCGGGCCCACGGGTGCCGCCTGCACGTGCAGCTGCCCGTAGAAGTAGTTGTTGTAGCCCAGGCGGGAGCCTCCGACCGCAGCCGGGAGGCCTGCGCCGCCGGGGGCCACGGGGCGCGGGTAGAAGGCGCCATAGTCCGAGGAGGCGCCGCCGCCGGCGCCGTAAAGCGAGTCCCCGTGCAGGGCCGGGAAGACGACGGGAGCCGCGGCGCTGGGCGCCACCGGCAGCACCGAGTCCTTGCAGCGCGGCCGGGCGGCCAGGATGTTGTCGATGCTGAACATGCTGGCGGGCATCCCCAAGCCCCGCGCCGGGACCGGGGGTCGGCGGGGACGCGCCGAGGAAAAAGCCTCAAAGTGGGGGGGTCCACGCTCCTCCCGCGGCGGACCAAACCGAAAGAGAGCGCCGGCGAGCGCGCAGCCCcgcgcccctccccgccccctgcgtCCGCTCTCCCTCCTCCCGCCCTCCCCTCGCTGCAGCGTTTGCCGAACTCAACTCGCGGGTAGGACGGAGTTTAGACCAGCTGAACCTCTTGTTGGTTTTATACTGAGTCGACGTCATCCTGGATTTAGTTCCTGGTAATATGCAGATGACAAACAGAACCAGATTTGGCCCTTTCTGTTCCTTTGGGTGGGGGGGCTTGaacaagggggaggggaagaggtgcCAAGGGGAGGGGGCTACGGGGGCCTGAAAATAGATTGTGGATTGCGAATTAATGAAATTAACCTAATCTTTTCCATTCAGCCGCCCCGCCGCGGGCCGGCGGAGCTGGGCGGGCGTCCTAATTGCCCCGGTTAATCTCATTAATTCCACCGTGAGGCCGCCGTTAACAACTCCCTCTGCCGACCTCTCCGCCCCCCACCTTTTTTCCTCAGATTGGGTCCTATTACTGGGTGCGATTTCCTCTCCATGAAACTCAAATTCATTGTGGCCAGTTTTACTTTGgggctacatttttcttttcctttcgggatgtgttttgttttagaaaatgtgaGGGGCTGCGGCCTCAGTCAAGCGAGATTGAAATTCCGCTCTTCCTTCGGCCCCCATGCGCTGGCCGCCTAATTTCACCTCTGTTTTTTATCTTGACATCCTCTCCCGAATGGAATTGGTTAACCCCCTAAAAAAACCCTTTTGTTTTTGCAAACGCCAAAATTTGTAATGACAAAACGACGAAAGAAGTGCATCGTGGTtcttaattgtgtgtgtgtatatatatatatatgtgtgtgtatatatatacacatatatatgtatatacacatatagatagaattttttttttttgcagtcacTTTGGGTCTGAAAACTAGCATAGCAGTCCCTAGGCCCTTACACAGCGGAGACCAAATTCATCCACTAATTTAAAATTCTCCACCCAGAGTAGCAATCAGAAGCGATGCTTCCAACTGCCTCCTGCGTGGGTGTCAGTAGGTTTcgtgtttggtttttaatttgtttttttcggAAGTAGGGTGTCTTCTCCCTTAACCGTTTTTGTTTTCAgtgcaaaatacaaaatatggGACTTTAGGGATTCTCTGTCCCCTTTGCCAACAATTGAATCGCATTTTTCCCTTTCGACTTGCTGGTTCCCTGACTGGGACAGGCCCCCCTGGCAGGCCTAAGctgggatccctgggccctggTGGCCTGGCCGAAGTTCGGCTCTGCTCTCGGCAGGCGGCCACGGTGATTTGCCGGATCCTCGGTGCGTCACGGCCCGTCAGCCGGAGCTGCTGGAGGCGCGTCCGGTCCACGACTGAGCGCAGGCGGCCGAGCGCCCTGCGAGAAGGTAGGACACGCTGAGCGCGGAACGAAAGCAGCCCCCGAGGTCCTTCGAGCCCGGCGCAAGTCCCGGTCTTGCAGAGCTGTGCTTTCTCGGCCTTTCGCGCAGGCAACTCCGGCCACTCCAGGGGAAAGGGCAGTGCCGGGCCCAGGCGAGACTGCCTAGCGCCGGGGTACCGGGGCACCTCGGCACCTCGGGTTTCCCGAAGGATGGCCGACTTTAACTCACGCCCATTTTTCGCTATTTCTTACTGGCTCATTAACCTGGGGCCCCAGCAAGAGTATGTGAAGTCGCCGCACTACGGCTAAGTATGTGGGCCGCCTCCTCCGTGGTTCTGGGGCAAAGGGGAAAGGGTACTTAATTGCTGGTTTCGGGTCAGAGGAGAGATTGCGCGGAGGCTTGGTCCTGCCCGCGCGTAGAACTCCGGAGGCGCGCAGCACTGATCGGCAGAAGCTAGGCGGTGGCGCTTCTCCTCCTGGGCCTCCCCGCGTGGACCTCGGCGCCCTCATGCCCACCCGCTCACGGCTTGAGAGCTTTGCTTCCATGAGTGCTGAGCAACTTAGAAGTGGTTGTAGGAGGAGATTAGGGTAGGACGCAGATGGGTCTCAATTTGGGGATgcgctggatttttttttttacaataaacacCGCTCCCAGAGGAAGGAGTGtaacccccccgcccccgcccagagAGGTCAGATCTAGGGAAAGAAGTGTAtcgcctctccctctcccactaaTCAGGgatggaggcttttttttttttcccccctgttcttaaagacttaaaaatcacCAGGTAGGTTCTGGACACACACATTCCCCGCCAACCTTTTGCGAGTTTAATTCTACAGGGCAAATGATGGAACACGACTAGAGGCTGCACCTTCAGTAGGGACTCTGGCTGCGTTTGTGTTCGTGGCTGGGCGCACGCGGcggtgcgcgcgcgcgcgcgtgtgggTCTTTCAAGACCTTTGATGAGTCAGGCATTGGCAGAAGTACAGTGGGAAAGCGGGGCGTATTCCTCGTGGGTTTCTGCAAGAGTGCTCGGAGCAGCACCACGCAAAGACTTCAGCTTCAGGTCTCAGAGTGCCTCCGAATTTTTAAATAAGGCAACCTCCTCTCTTACTTGCAACATGCCGTCCTGCCTCCTTCCACTGGGCACAGAGTTCTCTTTAATAATCAGATTTAGCAAAGCCCTAAGCTTCACCCCTTGTTTTACTGCAGCCTTACCACTGTGCCGTCCGATTCCTGGAAGGAAGAGCAACGGTACAGAGAGTCTGGAGCGTCAGAGTTCTAGACCTAACGTTGCCACCTTGCAAATCATccttcctctccaggcctcaggttTTTTAGTTATTGAACCAATGCCAACCTTCACTGGGTCCCTTACAACCCGAACATTTAATGAGGCTGGGCAGTTGTCCCCCGTTTGCCAAGGAGACTGAGGGTGGAATTAGAAGCATTTCTAGAACTTTTCATTGGGACAAAGGAGcctgctgtccccacccccacctgaggGCAGGGTCTCTGTATCAGCCAGGTCTAAGATGAGGAAATGCAAGGCTGAAGGCTCTGTCTTGCCGTGGGTAGTGGCTTTCCGGGAAGAAGTCACAGGGACTCCGAGGACACCCCACTCCCGTTATTCGGCGGGCTCTCGCGGGGAGCTCACCCCGGTGCGATGGGGCCTCTTCCTCCAGGTTGCCCCTCGATCCAAAGAGGCTCCTCTGAGGCGGTAGGGAGGCGAGAGCCGTGGAAGGCAGTCAGGGGCGCTGCGCCTCCTCCGCGGGGCCGAAACCCACAAGTGTCCACAACGCGCTAAACAAACAATCAGTAGCCTCGCGTTGCTCGGTGCCATTGGAATAACAAATACGACGCACGCAAATTGCCTGCTTCGTGTTGCTAAGCGATTGTTTGTCGCCCTGCAAGCGCCTCTCAGCATGGGAGGGCCAGGAGCGTCTGGAGGGGCCGGCGAGCGCTTAGATCGGAAATGCGGTAAACACGCTCCTGATTTTCCCTATTATCACCCAAACACGATTTCACACAAAGCAATCACCACGCAGAAGTCTATGAAAATGTGTTTGTTGAGGATTCAGTCGCCCTGGTAATagccctcatttttaaaatattaaagaatagaTCAGCGGATTCCACATGCATAAGGTATATTTGCGGTTCAGCATCTATCAAGACGCTTTTGCACTGCGATCATCCTTAAATTGATTCACAGAGCGTAGATTAAATTGCTTCTCTGATTTCAAACCGAGTGCCCAAGTTTGCAGTGTGCATCTGGGTGTCTCCTCCTGCCCAAAGATATTTCATGGAGAAAACTGTTGTCCCGctacccatacacacacacgcacgcgcgcgcgcacacacacacacacacacacgtctataaaaagaaaaatgtatatgtgGCCCCAGCTTCTTACGGTTCGTTCCAGgaactttcttttcttaattctttcagCCTCTTGCCCGGTCACAGAGCAGAGTTCGCAACCAGATGCGTTTAAGTAGGATTTTTCGTGGCACGTGCAAACATCTGGCGTGTCCTTTTCAAAGGTACGGAGCCCCCTCGCAGGGCGAATTAGCCGGGTCAGAGGAATTGGGAACAATGCGCAGACCCGCTTGCAGCCAGGGCGCAGCGTACAGACCCGCGCAGTCTGCACAGCGCTTATCGGTTTTATTGTTTACatttggacttaaaaaaaaaaaatccagtgtcTCGAAACCAGCGCGCAAAACCCGCTCCACCGCCCTGCTGCTCCCTCGAAGACACCTTCGGGAGCCCCAGGGGTTTTCCGTGTGAGGTTGGGTGGATGGAGTTGAACACGAAGAGCAAATGCCACCCCACTAAGGGGAAGCGCTTAAGAGGGCTGGGTCTCCGGCTTTCAGCCCGACTTAGGGAAGCTTGCTGGCTGCATTTTGCTGGGGGGTTTGGAACTTCCAAATAAACCCACCTAGCCCCTAAGGACAAAATAATCAAGGTGTTAGGAAAACTCATAACActgggggagaaggagagggtgTCGAAAAATGACGCGTTCCCAaggcatcaggaaaaaaaaaaaaaaagctctagtTTTCCAGGGTTGCAGAAATCCACTTTCAGCCGAGCTATTTACCAAAGTTTGTTTCAAAGTGACTGCGCCGTTGCTTTTGCAAATCACAGAATGCAAATGACGATAATTTCTTCTCAGTGGAAATTTCTCTTGAAATGATTAGCAGAGTCAGTCATTTGAAAATTAGAGCGATTGCACAGACGGTTCCCGAAGCCCCTCGCTAACCGATATCAGCTTCTAAAGTTTTCATTCATGTAAACCTCATTAATGAAGATCTTTTATTTAAACGTCAAGGGGATTTGAAATTTAGAGTAAATTATGAAGCTTGTATGTCTAGCCAAGTCATGGGTCAAATGCATTTGTGAAAAGCTGCTAAAAGAGCATATGGTTTTGAATTTTTCTACAATGACTAGTGTTTAAATAAATTGCTTGTACTGCTTAACTTCATGTGTAATTTTGACAGAAATTGGCCTATAGCCTTTTGATATGTAAACATTTCAGCCTTTTATGCGGTATAAAAAAGACACTTGTTTTTTAGGATCAGTTCAGGCAGAGTCACCCTGTAATTCAGAAAGCTGGCACCCTACCATTACATTCTTGCTAGATTTCAACTTTCAAGTGGCAGCCTcagggagcaaaaaaaaaaaggaaggaaagaaagaaagaaagaggatatttCAAAA
Encoded proteins:
- the GSC gene encoding homeobox protein goosecoid: MPASMFSIDNILAARPRCKDSVLPVAPSAAAPVVFPALHGDSLYGAGGGASSDYGAFYPRPVAPGGAGLPAAVGGSRLGYNNYFYGQLHVQAAPVGPACCGAVPPLGAQQCSCVPTPPGYEGPGSVLVSPVPHQMLPYMNVGTLSRTELQLLNQLHCRRKRRHRTIFTDEQLEALENLFQETKYPDVGTREQLARKVHLREEKVEVWFKNRRAKWRRQKRSSSEESENAEKWNKTSSKASPEKREEEGKSDLDSDS